Proteins encoded in a region of the Mesoflavibacter profundi genome:
- a CDS encoding aminotransferase class V-fold PLP-dependent enzyme: protein MYSTNKKTQEASSLESYFSQFREHIIGIDQEFESPYGNQKMVYTDWTASGRLYRPIEEKLINLFGPFVANTHTETTVSGTAMTNAYHKARQIIKGHVNSNKDDVLIVAGNGMTSVVNKFQRILGIKVPENLSKYTNIPNELKPVVFVTHMEHHSNQTSWLETMAKVEVIPAGEDGLFCMKNLEILLEQYKDCPLKIASVTAASNVTGLKTPYHQIAKTMHQHGGVCFVDFACAAPYVDINMHPEDEEAYLDAVFFSPHKFLGGPGTSGVLVFNKKLYKNMIPDCPGGGTVSWTNPWGEHKYIDSIEDREDGGTPGFLQTIKTALAIKLKDQMGVKNILDREHEMSSQIFKRLNQINGLHILAKEHEDRLGIYSFYIEDLHFNLGVKLLNDKFGIQTRGGCSCAGTYGHYLLHVDKEKSHSLTCEITAGNLSQKPGWIRMSIHPTTTCDEVDYVCNSIEALAKNHKEWAEDYEYNKANNEFIHKSFIPNQETRVSSWFEL from the coding sequence ATGTATTCTACAAACAAAAAAACTCAAGAAGCATCTAGTTTAGAATCTTATTTCTCTCAATTTAGAGAACATATTATAGGAATAGACCAAGAATTTGAATCGCCTTACGGAAATCAAAAAATGGTATATACAGATTGGACAGCTTCCGGTAGATTGTACAGACCAATTGAAGAAAAATTAATTAATTTATTTGGTCCTTTTGTAGCCAATACACATACCGAAACTACAGTATCTGGTACTGCAATGACAAATGCGTATCATAAAGCAAGACAAATTATTAAAGGTCATGTTAATAGTAATAAAGATGATGTTTTAATAGTTGCTGGAAATGGTATGACTAGCGTAGTCAATAAATTTCAACGTATTTTAGGAATAAAAGTTCCTGAAAATTTAAGCAAATACACTAACATACCTAACGAACTTAAACCTGTTGTGTTTGTTACACATATGGAGCATCATTCTAACCAAACGTCTTGGTTAGAAACTATGGCTAAAGTTGAAGTTATTCCTGCAGGAGAAGATGGTTTATTCTGTATGAAAAACCTTGAAATTTTACTTGAACAATACAAAGACTGTCCATTAAAAATTGCTTCTGTAACTGCAGCATCCAATGTTACTGGTTTAAAAACTCCATACCACCAAATTGCTAAAACTATGCATCAACATGGTGGTGTTTGTTTTGTAGATTTTGCTTGCGCAGCACCTTACGTAGATATTAATATGCATCCAGAAGATGAAGAGGCTTATTTAGACGCAGTATTTTTCTCTCCTCATAAATTTTTAGGCGGACCAGGAACATCTGGCGTTTTGGTTTTCAATAAAAAATTATATAAAAATATGATTCCGGATTGTCCTGGTGGCGGTACTGTAAGCTGGACAAATCCTTGGGGAGAACATAAATATATAGATAGTATCGAAGATCGCGAAGATGGTGGTACGCCAGGTTTTTTACAAACAATTAAAACGGCTTTAGCTATAAAGCTAAAAGACCAAATGGGCGTAAAAAACATATTAGATAGAGAACACGAAATGTCTTCGCAAATATTTAAGCGTTTAAATCAAATTAATGGATTACACATTTTGGCTAAAGAACATGAAGACCGCTTAGGTATTTATTCCTTTTACATTGAAGATTTACACTTTAATTTAGGTGTTAAATTATTGAACGATAAATTTGGTATTCAAACACGTGGTGGATGCAGTTGTGCAGGTACTTACGGACATTATTTATTGCATGTAGACAAAGAAAAATCTCACTCGTTAACCTGCGAAATTACTGCTGGTAATTTATCTCAAAAACCAGGTTGGATACGTATGTCTATACATCCTACAACCACTTGTGATGAAGTAGATTATGTATGTAATAGCATAGAAGCTTTAGCCAAAAACCATAAAGAATGGGCTGAAGATTATGAATACAACAAAGCGAATAATGAGTTTATTCATAAAAGTTTTATTCCTAATCAAGAGACAAGAGTCTCAAGCTGGTTTGAGTTGTAA
- the glmM gene encoding phosphoglucosamine mutase encodes MTLIKSISGIRGTIGGNVGDNLTPIDAVKFASAYGTWLKQQRDKTDYKVVVGRDARLSGDMIQNLVMNTLVGLGINVVDLGLSTTPTVELAVPMEHADGGIILTASHNPKQWNALKLLNAKGEFLNGKEGQKILEIAESDNMTFAEVDDLGEITKNDAYFDLHVEEVLALDLVNKKAIEDANFKVVVDGVNSTGGIAIPLLLEHLGVETVKLYCDPTGHFPHNPEPLKEHLGDLSDAVKKHHADFGIVVDPDVDRLAFMDENGNMFGEEYTLVACADWVLSQTPGNTVSNMSSTRALRDVTEKHGGTYQASAVGEVNVVELMKKNNAVIGGEGNGGIIYPASHYGRDALVGVALFLSLLADKKMSVSELRKTYTSYFMSKKKIELTPTLDVDAILKAMEDKYSNENLTTIDGVKIDFAECWAHLRKSNTEPIIRIYTEAKSQKEADTLAEKIISEIKEIANI; translated from the coding sequence ATGACACTTATAAAATCTATATCAGGAATTAGAGGAACTATTGGCGGTAACGTTGGAGACAACTTAACACCAATTGATGCAGTAAAATTTGCATCGGCTTACGGGACGTGGCTAAAACAACAACGTGATAAAACAGATTATAAAGTTGTAGTTGGTCGCGATGCGCGTTTATCTGGTGACATGATCCAGAATTTAGTAATGAATACGCTTGTAGGTTTAGGTATAAACGTGGTTGATTTAGGTCTGTCTACAACACCAACAGTAGAACTTGCGGTACCAATGGAGCATGCAGATGGCGGCATTATTTTAACTGCAAGTCATAACCCAAAACAATGGAATGCTCTAAAGTTGCTTAACGCAAAAGGTGAATTTTTAAATGGTAAAGAAGGACAAAAAATATTAGAAATTGCCGAATCTGATAACATGACATTTGCAGAAGTTGATGATTTAGGTGAAATTACTAAAAACGACGCTTACTTTGATTTGCATGTTGAGGAAGTGTTAGCTTTAGATTTAGTGAATAAAAAAGCAATAGAAGACGCCAATTTTAAGGTTGTTGTTGATGGTGTAAATAGTACTGGCGGCATTGCTATTCCATTACTTTTAGAACATTTAGGTGTAGAAACCGTTAAATTATATTGTGATCCAACAGGTCATTTTCCTCATAACCCAGAACCTTTAAAAGAACATTTAGGCGATTTAAGTGATGCTGTAAAAAAACATCACGCAGACTTTGGTATTGTTGTAGATCCAGACGTAGATCGTTTAGCGTTTATGGATGAAAACGGAAATATGTTTGGTGAAGAATATACGCTTGTAGCTTGTGCGGACTGGGTTTTAAGTCAAACACCTGGTAATACTGTTAGTAACATGAGCTCGACTAGAGCCTTAAGAGATGTTACCGAAAAGCATGGTGGAACTTACCAAGCTTCAGCTGTTGGAGAAGTAAATGTGGTTGAATTAATGAAGAAAAACAACGCTGTTATTGGTGGAGAAGGTAATGGCGGAATTATTTATCCTGCGTCGCATTACGGTCGTGATGCCTTAGTTGGAGTAGCTTTATTTTTAAGTCTTTTAGCTGATAAAAAAATGAGTGTTAGCGAACTTAGAAAAACTTACACTAGCTACTTTATGAGTAAGAAAAAGATAGAATTAACGCCTACTCTAGATGTTGATGCTATTTTAAAAGCAATGGAAGACAAATACAGTAATGAAAATTTAACCACTATAGATGGTGTGAAAATTGATTTTGCTGAATGTTGGGCTCATTTAAGAAAAAGTAACACAGAACCAATTATTAGAATATATACTGAAGCAAAATCTCAAAAAGAAGCAGATACTTTGGCAGAAAAAATTATTTCTGAAATTAAAGAAATCGCTAATATTTAG